A part of Lacibacter sp. H407 genomic DNA contains:
- a CDS encoding sigma-54-dependent transcriptional regulator yields MSQILIIDDEKAIRKTLSEILSYEGYKIDDAENGEEGLKKIKEKNYDVILCDIKMPKVDGLEFLEKAKEINPDVPIIMISGHGTIETAVEAVKKGAFDYVAKPPDLNRLLITIRNAMDKQTLVTETKVLKRKVSKVQEMIGESTALKKIKDTIEKVAPTDARVLITGENGSGKELVARWMHEKSNRVNGPIIEVNCAAIPGELIESELFGHEKGSFTSAIKQRIGKFEQASGGTLFLDEIGDMSLTAQAKVLRALQESKITRVGGEKDITVDVRVIAATNKDLLKEVEAKNFRLDLYHRLSVIIIHVPSLNERKEDIPLLADHFLQQVADDYGQTKKDIEKKAVDALQKHNWSGNIREFRNVMERLVILSGKTITEDDVFNFVIPRS; encoded by the coding sequence ATGAGTCAGATTTTAATTATTGATGATGAAAAGGCCATCCGCAAAACGTTGAGTGAAATTCTATCGTACGAAGGCTATAAGATAGATGATGCAGAAAATGGGGAAGAGGGATTAAAAAAGATCAAAGAGAAAAATTATGATGTAATACTCTGCGACATCAAAATGCCAAAGGTTGACGGTCTTGAGTTTTTAGAAAAAGCAAAAGAGATCAACCCTGATGTGCCGATTATTATGATATCGGGTCATGGTACCATTGAAACCGCAGTGGAAGCAGTAAAGAAAGGTGCGTTCGATTATGTGGCCAAGCCACCCGATCTCAACCGACTGCTTATCACCATTCGCAATGCGATGGACAAACAGACACTGGTAACCGAAACCAAAGTGTTGAAACGTAAAGTGAGTAAAGTACAGGAGATGATCGGTGAAAGCACAGCATTAAAAAAGATCAAAGACACCATTGAAAAAGTGGCGCCAACCGATGCACGTGTATTGATCACTGGCGAAAATGGTTCGGGTAAAGAACTTGTAGCCCGTTGGATGCATGAAAAAAGCAATCGTGTAAACGGCCCCATCATTGAAGTGAACTGCGCAGCCATTCCCGGCGAACTGATCGAAAGTGAATTGTTTGGTCATGAGAAAGGCTCCTTTACTTCAGCAATCAAACAACGCATTGGCAAATTTGAACAGGCAAGTGGTGGCACATTGTTTCTGGATGAAATTGGTGACATGAGTTTAACCGCACAGGCAAAAGTGTTGCGTGCATTGCAGGAAAGCAAGATCACTCGTGTAGGTGGTGAAAAAGATATTACGGTTGATGTACGTGTGATCGCAGCAACAAATAAAGATCTGTTGAAAGAAGTGGAAGCAAAGAACTTCCGTCTCGATCTGTACCATCGCTTAAGTGTTATCATTATTCATGTGCCTTCGTTAAATGAGCGGAAAGAAGATATTCCTTTGTTGGCCGATCATTTTTTACAGCAGGTTGCTGACGATTACGGACAAACGAAAAAAGACATTGAAAAGAAAGCAGTGGATGCATTGCAAAAACATAACTGGAGCGGAAACATCCGTGAGTTCCGGAATGTAATGGAGCGCCTGGTGATCTTATCCGGCAAAACCATTACTGAAGATGATGTATTCAATTTTGTGATTCCCCGTTCATGA
- a CDS encoding alpha/beta fold hydrolase, producing MSQTIYCISGLGADEQIFSNLQLPGYELLCLKWMQPDQGESFADYARRMYAQMKDTSPIILGVSFGGMLGIEIAKQFPVKKLILISSVKIRTERPWWMQAAGKLKLHQLVRAKPHPLLYPIENYFLGVKEKKEVELAIHFRKTVDRDYLQWAIHNIVTYSNVTIPDNILHIHGTSDKLFPLRNVNAHYKIKGGGHFMVYNRAEEISRILCSELEAVK from the coding sequence ATGAGCCAAACGATTTATTGCATCAGCGGGTTAGGTGCTGATGAACAGATATTTTCCAATCTGCAATTACCGGGTTACGAATTGCTGTGCCTGAAATGGATGCAACCCGACCAGGGTGAATCATTTGCTGATTATGCCAGACGGATGTATGCACAAATGAAAGATACAAGCCCAATAATTTTGGGTGTATCGTTCGGCGGCATGTTGGGAATTGAGATCGCCAAACAGTTTCCGGTTAAAAAACTCATTCTTATCTCATCCGTCAAAATAAGAACCGAACGGCCATGGTGGATGCAGGCAGCCGGGAAACTGAAACTCCATCAACTGGTACGGGCAAAACCTCATCCATTACTCTATCCCATTGAGAATTATTTTCTCGGCGTAAAGGAAAAGAAAGAAGTGGAACTGGCGATCCATTTCCGTAAAACAGTTGACAGAGATTATCTGCAATGGGCCATTCACAATATTGTAACATATTCCAATGTAACAATACCTGATAACATCCTACATATTCACGGTACATCCGATAAATTATTTCCTCTCCGTAATGTAAACGCTCACTACAAGATCAAAGGTGGAGGCCATTTTATGGTGTATAACAGAGCCGAAGAGATCAGCCGTATTCTGTGCAGTGAATTGGAGGCTGTTAAATGA
- a CDS encoding S26 family signal peptidase gives MSTNEILWIFIINLLLVVLPAIGLYGMFKKAGVPAWKAVIPFYNVWVMVELAGMKRYWFFLQFIPIVGWFITVAILIDFVKTFGKFAFWEHALTVLVPFIYFTYIGFNKTDKYLGADSVIRHKKSAVREWVDAAIFAIVAAGLIRMFLFEAYVIPTPSMERSLLVNDFLFVSKTAYGSRVPNTPLAFPLVHHTFPVTKTKSYLEWIKLDYRRWFAKPVKRNDVVVFNLPVGDTVINDEENFGSKVTYYEAIRQFGGDRQRVWDNYGDIIITRPVDKRENFIKRCVGIAGDTLEIKNGVIFINGKIGDIPPAAETNYVLKTKGQPLDYATLEESYGIRSEAGEVRDIGNNLYEIFLTKEQVAIFSKLSFVESITPVNYTYERDTRGIGGVDVFPNDTIYTKWTIDNYGPLYIPKKGTTIQLTPELYSRYERVIRTYEGNDFEMKDGKFFVNGQATDRYTFKLDYFWLMGDNRHNSLDSRYWGFVPEDHVVGKASLIFFSWNKGPRWNRIFRSIK, from the coding sequence ATGTCGACAAACGAGATTCTCTGGATTTTCATCATCAATCTGCTTTTAGTAGTCCTGCCTGCCATTGGTTTATATGGCATGTTTAAAAAAGCAGGTGTTCCGGCCTGGAAAGCAGTGATACCCTTTTACAATGTTTGGGTAATGGTGGAACTCGCCGGTATGAAGCGTTACTGGTTCTTTCTTCAATTCATCCCGATAGTTGGTTGGTTCATTACTGTTGCCATCTTAATTGATTTTGTAAAAACATTCGGCAAGTTTGCTTTTTGGGAACATGCGTTAACAGTATTAGTGCCATTTATTTATTTTACATACATCGGCTTTAACAAAACAGATAAATACCTCGGCGCCGATTCGGTGATCCGTCACAAAAAATCAGCTGTACGTGAGTGGGTAGATGCTGCCATTTTTGCAATTGTTGCGGCGGGACTCATCCGTATGTTTTTGTTTGAAGCCTATGTAATTCCCACACCTTCCATGGAACGTTCCTTGTTGGTGAACGACTTTTTGTTTGTAAGCAAAACGGCTTATGGTTCCCGTGTTCCTAATACGCCATTGGCATTTCCTTTGGTGCATCATACATTTCCTGTCACCAAAACAAAATCATATCTCGAATGGATCAAGCTTGACTATCGCCGTTGGTTTGCTAAACCGGTAAAGAGAAATGATGTGGTAGTTTTCAATTTGCCGGTAGGCGATACCGTTATTAATGACGAAGAAAATTTTGGTTCCAAAGTAACTTACTACGAAGCCATACGGCAGTTTGGCGGCGATCGTCAACGTGTATGGGATAATTATGGCGACATCATCATTACAAGACCAGTTGATAAGCGTGAAAACTTTATTAAGCGTTGCGTAGGCATTGCAGGCGATACACTTGAAATAAAGAATGGTGTGATTTTTATCAATGGAAAGATCGGTGATATTCCTCCGGCTGCAGAAACAAATTATGTATTGAAAACAAAAGGTCAGCCGTTGGATTATGCTACATTGGAAGAAAGTTATGGCATCCGTTCCGAAGCAGGAGAGGTGAGAGATATTGGCAACAACCTGTATGAAATTTTTCTTACCAAAGAACAAGTAGCCATCTTCAGCAAGCTATCGTTTGTTGAATCCATTACACCCGTGAACTATACTTACGAGCGTGATACTAGAGGGATCGGCGGGGTAGATGTATTCCCGAACGATACGATCTATACTAAATGGACTATCGATAACTACGGACCACTTTACATTCCGAAAAAAGGAACCACCATTCAACTTACACCCGAGCTTTACAGCCGTTATGAGCGTGTAATACGCACCTACGAAGGCAACGATTTTGAAATGAAGGATGGTAAGTTCTTTGTGAATGGACAAGCCACTGATCGCTATACCTTCAAACTTGATTATTTCTGGCTGATGGGCGATAACCGGCATAATTCATTGGACAGCCGCTATTGGGGTTTTGTTCCGGAAGATCATGTCGTGGGTAAAGCATCCCTGATTTTCTTCAGTTGGAACAAAGGCCCACGCTGGAACCGGATTTTCCGTTCAATCAAATAA
- a CDS encoding cytidine deaminase has protein sequence MNKQEIHFEYEIYDSIDDLTEDDKWLLDEAREVTQHAYAPYSRFQVGAVAKLNNGEIVAGSNQENASFPAGLCAERVVLASVSSLYPKMPIETIAISYNNNNGESNHPISPCGICRQALQEFRQKTKVPIRLILGGMNGKVFIIPDAGMLLPLSFTSDDMK, from the coding sequence ATGAATAAACAGGAAATTCATTTCGAATATGAGATCTACGACTCTATTGACGATCTTACAGAAGACGACAAATGGTTGCTCGATGAAGCAAGAGAAGTTACCCAACATGCATACGCTCCTTACTCCCGTTTCCAGGTAGGGGCTGTTGCCAAACTCAACAACGGCGAAATAGTAGCCGGCAGTAACCAGGAAAACGCATCGTTCCCGGCAGGTTTGTGTGCGGAGCGTGTAGTGCTGGCATCTGTGTCATCACTCTACCCGAAAATGCCCATCGAAACAATCGCTATCAGTTACAACAACAATAACGGAGAAAGCAATCATCCCATTTCACCTTGTGGTATTTGCAGGCAGGCATTACAGGAGTTTCGTCAAAAAACAAAAGTGCCGATCCGTTTAATATTGGGTGGAATGAATGGCAAAGTATTTATCATTCCTGATGCAGGAATGTTATTGCCGCTTTCATTTACCAGTGATGATATGAAGTAA
- a CDS encoding methylated-DNA--[protein]-cysteine S-methyltransferase, protein MADHLIHTALYHSPLGMLLLQSEEEQLTVAGFKDEAAVTATEATSSLVLQKTILQLDEYFAGTRQQFDLPLNPNGTAFQQKVWQQLIQIPFGETITYLHMAKRLGNVKSIRAAASANGKNPLAIIIPCHRVVGADGKLTGYAGGLHRKQWLLDHEAKMAGKQSKLF, encoded by the coding sequence TTGGCTGACCATTTGATCCATACGGCACTCTATCATTCTCCGCTCGGCATGTTGTTGTTGCAATCGGAAGAAGAACAATTGACTGTTGCCGGTTTTAAGGATGAAGCTGCTGTTACAGCAACCGAAGCAACTTCATCGCTTGTGTTACAAAAAACAATTCTACAACTGGACGAATATTTTGCGGGCACCCGTCAACAATTTGACCTCCCATTAAATCCTAACGGTACTGCCTTTCAACAAAAGGTATGGCAACAATTAATTCAAATCCCTTTCGGTGAAACGATCACTTACCTGCACATGGCCAAGCGTTTGGGAAATGTAAAAAGCATACGAGCTGCAGCATCAGCAAATGGAAAAAATCCATTAGCGATCATTATTCCCTGTCATCGTGTTGTTGGAGCTGATGGAAAATTAACGGGCTATGCAGGTGGATTGCATCGTAAGCAATGGTTGTTGGACCATGAAGCGAAAATGGCGGGCAAACAATCGAAATTGTTTTAA
- a CDS encoding tRNA-binding protein, with protein sequence MSELITGADFEKINICAGTIIEAADFPNARKPAYQLSIDFGPLGIKRSSAQITHHYNKEELIGKQVVAVLNFPVKQIATFFSECLVLGVYDPEGNVVLLKPDKEVQNGGKIG encoded by the coding sequence ATGAGTGAACTGATCACCGGGGCTGATTTTGAAAAAATAAATATCTGCGCAGGCACCATCATTGAAGCAGCCGATTTTCCCAATGCTCGAAAGCCTGCTTATCAACTTTCGATCGATTTTGGTCCGCTAGGCATCAAACGATCATCGGCACAAATCACTCATCATTACAACAAAGAAGAATTGATTGGCAAACAGGTAGTGGCAGTACTCAACTTTCCGGTAAAACAGATCGCTACTTTTTTCAGTGAATGTCTTGTATTAGGTGTGTATGATCCCGAAGGAAACGTTGTATTGTTGAAACCCGATAAAGAAGTGCAAAACGGAGGTAAAATTGGCTGA
- a CDS encoding transglutaminase family protein produces MEQTKEISALLHLIDDPDDEVYNTVSEKIISLGKEIIPNLEHLWETTADEYTQERIEMLIHGLHFRELQEDVNAWANDKEHDLFTGALLVSRYQYPDLNLLSHYQELEKVRRNVWLELNSFLTSLEKVNVLNNILFNYYKIKGTEINYNHGDEFLVHKLIEAKKGNAISIGILLLSLANLLDINLHMINIPRQFILGYFDDDPENSVDSDFPPEHIQFYMDGASGQIFSHKDVETYFKRISVSPTTSYFKPMSNKRIIQRMLEEYAKCFDKEKNAYKKRDLLALASQLNDMEDE; encoded by the coding sequence ATGGAACAAACGAAAGAAATATCAGCATTACTTCACCTCATTGACGACCCCGATGATGAAGTGTACAATACGGTGAGTGAGAAGATCATTTCGTTGGGCAAAGAGATCATTCCCAACCTTGAACATTTATGGGAAACCACAGCCGATGAATATACACAGGAGCGCATTGAGATGCTGATCCATGGTTTGCATTTTCGTGAATTGCAGGAAGATGTAAATGCGTGGGCCAACGATAAAGAACATGATCTTTTTACAGGCGCATTGCTGGTGAGCCGTTATCAGTACCCCGATCTGAATTTATTATCGCATTACCAGGAACTGGAAAAAGTGCGACGGAACGTGTGGCTGGAATTGAACAGCTTTCTTACGTCACTGGAAAAAGTAAATGTGCTCAACAATATCCTGTTCAATTATTACAAGATCAAAGGAACAGAGATCAATTACAATCATGGCGATGAATTTTTAGTTCATAAACTCATCGAAGCGAAAAAAGGAAATGCTATTTCAATTGGCATCCTGCTGCTTTCATTGGCCAACCTGCTGGATATTAATCTGCACATGATCAATATCCCAAGGCAATTCATTCTTGGTTATTTTGATGATGATCCTGAGAATAGTGTTGACTCAGATTTTCCGCCGGAACATATCCAGTTTTATATGGATGGAGCCAGTGGACAGATCTTTTCGCACAAAGATGTAGAAACATATTTCAAACGCATCAGCGTATCCCCTACTACTTCTTATTTCAAACCCATGAGCAACAAACGCATTATCCAACGAATGCTGGAAGAATATGCAAAGTGTTTTGATAAAGAAAAGAATGCTTACAAGAAAAGAGATCTGCTTGCACTTGCTTCGCAACTAAATGATATGGAGGATGAGTGA
- a CDS encoding glycerophosphodiester phosphodiesterase: MQFAQNPVVAHRGAFKKNKLPENSIAGLKKAIRLKCTGSEFDVRMTADDSLIINHDPHFNKLEVERSTFAQLQQFTLSNGEQLPTLQQYLEAGLQNNSTTRLVLELKPSGISKERAKQSAEKAVQLVKRLKAEAMIVYISFDYDILLKIRELDATASLQYLEGNKSPAQLKADKIDGADYHFTVFQKNPGWIAEAKQHNIILNAWTVNDAATMDWLLENGFEFITTNEPELLFERVSAFKNRNNN, encoded by the coding sequence ATGCAATTTGCTCAAAACCCCGTTGTAGCGCACAGAGGTGCGTTCAAGAAAAACAAACTGCCTGAAAACTCCATTGCAGGATTAAAGAAAGCCATCCGTTTGAAATGTACGGGTTCTGAATTTGATGTGCGGATGACAGCTGATGATTCCCTGATCATTAATCATGATCCGCATTTCAATAAACTGGAAGTGGAGAGATCAACTTTTGCACAGTTGCAGCAGTTTACACTTTCAAATGGTGAGCAGTTGCCAACGCTGCAGCAATATCTGGAAGCAGGTTTGCAAAATAACAGCACAACACGCTTGGTGTTGGAATTAAAGCCATCCGGCATCAGTAAAGAACGTGCAAAGCAAAGTGCAGAGAAAGCAGTACAACTTGTAAAGCGTTTAAAAGCGGAAGCAATGATCGTGTATATCAGTTTTGACTATGATATTCTTTTGAAGATAAGAGAGCTGGATGCAACTGCTTCGTTACAATATCTCGAAGGCAATAAATCGCCTGCACAATTAAAAGCTGATAAGATCGATGGCGCCGATTATCATTTTACCGTCTTTCAAAAAAATCCGGGATGGATTGCAGAAGCCAAACAACACAATATTATTTTGAATGCATGGACGGTGAACGATGCGGCCACGATGGACTGGCTTCTTGAAAATGGATTTGAATTTATTACCACGAATGAACCGGAGTTGTTGTTTGAAAGGGTGTCTGCTTTCAAGAATCGTAACAATAATTAG
- a CDS encoding GntR family transcriptional regulator — translation MSSDNIYRHILIDEQSITPKYVQLINSILKGVEQGNIGKDYQLPSINDLSYELDISRDTAEKAYRQLKQLGVVGSVPGKGYFISKTDVKQSIRVFLIFNKLSTHKKLIYDSFVKTLGEQAAIDFYIYNNDFSLFKKLLQNRREGYTHYVVIPHFLEGGDNAAEVINEINEGQLILLDKLIPGIKGEYGAVYENFEKDIFNALKEALPSLSNYHTLKLVFPSYTYFPDEILKGFENFCMEYAFQHKVVHKIKDETIAEGDVYINLMEDDLLILLDKIQSTKLEVGKDIGIISYNETPWKRFMLDGITTISTDFKQMGEMVANMILQNDQKHLEVPFALTLRKSL, via the coding sequence ATGTCAAGCGACAATATATACCGGCATATACTGATTGATGAACAATCCATCACCCCAAAATATGTACAACTCATCAACTCCATTTTAAAAGGTGTTGAGCAGGGAAATATCGGGAAGGATTATCAACTTCCTTCGATCAACGATCTGAGTTATGAATTGGATATCTCCCGGGATACAGCTGAAAAAGCATACCGACAGTTGAAGCAATTGGGCGTGGTGGGATCTGTACCCGGCAAAGGTTATTTTATTTCAAAGACCGATGTAAAACAAAGCATTCGTGTGTTCCTCATATTCAATAAGCTGAGTACACACAAAAAACTCATTTACGATTCGTTTGTAAAAACATTGGGCGAACAAGCAGCCATCGATTTTTATATCTATAATAATGATTTCAGTTTATTTAAAAAATTACTGCAAAACCGAAGAGAAGGTTATACGCATTATGTCGTGATCCCCCATTTTTTGGAAGGCGGCGATAATGCAGCAGAAGTGATCAATGAGATCAACGAAGGTCAACTCATTTTGTTGGACAAATTGATACCAGGTATAAAAGGTGAATATGGTGCTGTGTACGAAAATTTTGAGAAAGACATTTTCAATGCCCTCAAAGAAGCATTGCCCAGCCTGAGCAATTATCACACATTGAAACTGGTGTTCCCTTCCTATACTTACTTCCCTGATGAAATACTGAAAGGATTTGAAAACTTCTGTATGGAGTATGCATTCCAACACAAAGTAGTACACAAGATCAAAGATGAAACGATTGCTGAAGGAGATGTATATATCAATTTGATGGAAGATGATTTGTTGATCCTGTTAGATAAAATACAATCTACCAAATTAGAGGTGGGAAAAGATATCGGCATCATCTCTTACAACGAAACGCCTTGGAAACGTTTTATGCTGGATGGCATTACCACCATCTCCACCGATTTTAAACAAATGGGCGAAATGGTCGCCAATATGATTTTGCAAAACGATCAGAAGCATTTGGAAGTACCGTTTGCGTTAACGTTGCGGAAGTCGTTGTAA